From Dermacentor albipictus isolate Rhodes 1998 colony chromosome 8, USDA_Dalb.pri_finalv2, whole genome shotgun sequence:
GCTGTTTCAGGTCAAGGAAAGATACAACATGCGAGTGCAACAAAGGCGAGCAGAGTCTGTAGGACGTCATCACGTAGCAATTTCAGTTGCCCTTATGTAAGCCCGCGATGTCTTTTTATGCGGTAAGTGTTAAAGAGAAGTTAAGCTATGGGAAATTGTACTAAGCAGCCTAAAGCATTTGAAGGCAGAAAATAGATTGCGTGTTATTGCAGAAAGCTATGATACGGATTGATGGCCTGTTCTGAGCGAAACAGTTAGCACTGGAAAGGAGCTTTCTTTGTTTAGGTTCATCCGCCGTTACAGGGCGACCGTGTCTTCCTGGCGTAAATACATAGTTACCTTGAATTTATCGCTATAAAGATACGCAGCCGCAGTAAACATAATGCAGAAGTACTTTGTTGCCGATTAGTTGGTGCATACTGAACAAGTAATGCGCCGCgcagaatctttttttttgccgcttcTCGAGCGAAAGTGTGCGCATGTCGTGTTATAGCGGCCGCAAAACTATTGTAGATGTTCCTGAATTTCCCAATTGTGCTAGCGATTACCTCACCTATATATTCGCTTCCTGTCGTTTCTAGCAACTAAACAGTTCATATATCTTATTTTGCTTTAGCGCCAGCTGAATAGGACCAACAAAGGCACGTCTGAAACACAGATTactgtgtgtcagatgtgcctttctgttgtccttgttgagcttgcgctacaacaaaatagatatgccgtaccaacaagctcCTACAGCTACACGCATCAACGAATGGTAGCACAGGCTGTGTCCCGCCTCTCCCTGCAACATTTTTCATGTATATTGCCCCCTACCTAACGCGCTGAGTAAACAAGTAAACGAGACAATTTCAATTCCGCCGCCTTTGACACGTTTAGAGTACGGATCTATCCTTAAGTATGCTCGTGGCACTGAAAGCCCGTAGCTCAAACCCGACTTACCAGCAGACACGCCTCGCCGAAGGGCAGGGCATCGTTCCGAAGCACGAGACAACTCAGCGAGCTGTTCCTGGCGAGCAGTTTTACCAAAGACGGGTAGTTTGGGTGCGAGTGACTAGGGCAGTCTGAGAGCCTCACTGAAACCGCTGGGCAGGCCTCGACGAACCAATGGAAGACACGGACAAGCACATCACTTAGAGTCAGCCTTGCAAGGGCATTGTGAAAGACGGGCACGCCGTCGTACATTTCCAACATGTCGTCGTGATCGAGGAGGAACTCACCCTCGCAGACGTCGCACCGGACTAAGCTGCCCCGCCTATCGAAGCGCACGTCCAGTTCTTTGAAGTCCGGGCAGTTCTGTGCTAGACGGCGCAGAGCTGACGGGCGTCGAAGCCCGCAAGGGGTCGCCGAGAGGGATTGCAGGTGCTCCAGCGAGCCGTCCTGGAGCAGTGCCGTCAAGTCGAGGTCCGGGCCGAAGTGGAACGCGCTTATGTTAAGCTCGACGAACTGCTGGAGCTTGGTCGATATGAGGTCGCGAAGACTGTCGTGGTACGCGGCGCCTGCCGTCGCGTAAACGCCATCGGAGGGCTGTGCTGGAAACAGCAGAAGACACAGTTGGCGCACGTTCGTCCAGGAGTGTTCAAGGCTGGCCAGGCGAATCCATTCTTCTGTGGTGCCTTCTGCGTGATGGACGGCAACCAGGACCAGCTGTTGCGGCAGAAGGAGGGGATCGTCGCAGCGGTCAACGAGATCTCGAAGTAGAACACAGTTCCACATTTTGCTCGACCTCCGGTAGCTAACGTTGGCACAGACGGCTGCGTAGCTCGTGAACTCTGATGGTTCGGGCGGCAGTTGTTGAAAGGAGGGTGGCACCTCGGAAGAAAACGCGAATGTTTCCAAACTCGCGCACTGTTGGAAAATGACGTTACACTCCAGGAGCGCTTTCAAGAAGGTTCCACGCGCGAAATGAATACGCAGCTCGTCGATTTTCGGGCAGAAGCGCAGGAGAGCCGAGAGGAGCTTGAAGTTCCGGTGTCCATTCACTTCGGCGTACATGCGGCGGAGATTAAGAGCCATGGCGTCTGGCATTTCCGAGGCGCGCTGCTGCAACTGCCTTATTTCCGACTCCACGTCCGTATCTGCCACGAGGGAGAACTCAACTTCCGCCAGATACGGAAGCCGTTCCAGCATTAAACCGAGCAGGTCACTCGGACGGAGCGGGCAGGCGACGCACCGCAAGTAATGGAGTCGCCTACATCTGCCGATGCGTCGAAGCAATACCACGGGTTTGAGAAGAATGCAATTTGCGAGGTCCAATTCGTGGATGGGCTCTCTCCACCTCGTAGTTCTTATCAGGTCGGCCAGTGAAGACGAACTTAGGCTGGGGCGCAGTCTCAGCGTCATTTCGGTGTTCCGGTGAGGTGTCTCGTTAGGGAAGCTGTTCACACTCGTCGATTATAGAGGCTCGAGGGGTGCGGCCAAACGGGCGGGTAAAGGCGACTGTGCTAACTGAGCGTTACGGGTGACTGTCCACACATGTTTGCTGCACACGTGATGCACTACGAGCGAGCAACGTGATGTCACGCGGGTGCGGTGGCGCTGTCATCACCCCCAACGCACGCAAAGGAAATATGTCAGCGAGATTAGCGAAGGCGTGGGCTACTCAAAAGGTGCGTGCACGTGTTCTACACCTTTACTCGGCAGAGATTTTGGTTCAAAGCGGCGAAGAGCGATTAAGAGTAGCCGAAGTGAGAATGTTGTTCGCTCGTTTCACCCTCTTCCGCGTGCCTGCTTGTTCACGGCATAAAGCTTAGATGCACGAACTCGCGGATATGATACGCTACACGAGATAAGGTTTTATTGAAGCAATGCATGTGTGGCTGCAGTACACCGGAGCCTGCTTGAAGCGATATAGCGTGTAACCTTATAAGTTAGAGGCTATAGCTTTCAGGTTACACTTACAAGTTACATACGGGCTTCGCTTACGTTAACCCGACAGTCAGAAAACCGGCCTGATCGAGGCTGACGTGACCGCGCGCAATTTTACATGATCTCGGTTGTGACAAG
This genomic window contains:
- the LOC139049009 gene encoding uncharacterized protein codes for the protein MTLRLRPSLSSSSLADLIRTTRWREPIHELDLANCILLKPVVLLRRIGRCRRLHYLRCVACPLRPSDLLGLMLERLPYLAEVEFSLVADTDVESEIRQLQQRASEMPDAMALNLRRMYAEVNGHRNFKLLSALLRFCPKIDELRIHFARGTFLKALLECNVIFQQCASLETFAFSSEVPPSFQQLPPEPSEFTSYAAVCANVSYRRSSKMWNCVLLRDLVDRCDDPLLLPQQLVLVAVHHAEGTTEEWIRLASLEHSWTNVRQLCLLLFPAQPSDGVYATAGAAYHDSLRDLISTKLQQFVELNISAFHFGPDLDLTALLQDGSLEHLQSLSATPCGLRRPSALRRLAQNCPDFKELDVRFDRRGSLVRCDVCEGEFLLDHDDMLEMYDGVPVFHNALARLTLSDVLVRVFHWFVEACPAVSVRLSDCPSHSHPNYPSLVKLLARNSSLSCLVLRNDALPFGEACLLENISRIASLQYLCLLSAVTSLDNVAEVSVLAFSDSLKPHIKSVHVHYRSSNAGIEKRITWVKQAGAPTGGVLVRDDPCFIYCSTATFIGLAKPLNRDFEEIL